A genomic segment from Rahnella aceris encodes:
- the rsmF gene encoding 16S rRNA (cytosine(1407)-C(5))-methyltransferase RsmF has product MLNSAAENLFSSGTALLSKLTTASSFADKLPAAFLEATRAIMPASLSMEDFIAACQRPLRPSLRVNTLKISVEDFLTLAGSYQWDLEPVPWCTEGFWINRHALDESRLGNALSHLAGLFYIQEASSMLPVTALFADGTQPTLVMDVAAAPGSKTTQIAALMENQGGIVANEYSASRVKVLHANISRCGVSNTALTHFDGRVFGAALPETFDAILLDAPCSGEGVIRKDPDAMSNWSENSVSEIAATQRELIDSAFHALKPGGVLVYSTCTLNAQENQQVCQWLLETYADAVESESLADLFPGARKAVTQEGYLHVFPQVYDSEGFFVARFRKTDSVPRLPVPGYKVGRFPFSPLSRQDSAEIIKAAGQSGLLWQEKQYTLWQRDKEIWIFPAVLEPLFGKVRFSRIGIRLAERFPKGFRWQHEAVVAFSDTETKNRFEIDDELAQSWFRGVDIYPQTAPPADECLVTWLGQPLGLAKRIGSRIKNSLPRELVRDGAVRPQTLSND; this is encoded by the coding sequence ATGCTAAACTCCGCGGCTGAAAACTTATTCAGTTCTGGAACCGCACTCTTGTCAAAGCTCACCACTGCCAGCAGTTTTGCTGATAAATTACCCGCCGCTTTTCTGGAAGCCACTCGTGCAATCATGCCTGCCAGCCTGAGCATGGAAGATTTTATCGCTGCCTGTCAGCGCCCTCTTCGCCCCAGCCTGCGGGTCAACACCCTCAAAATCAGCGTGGAAGATTTCCTTACACTGGCCGGCAGTTATCAGTGGGATTTAGAGCCTGTGCCGTGGTGCACCGAAGGTTTCTGGATCAACCGCCATGCACTGGATGAATCGCGTTTAGGCAATGCGTTGTCTCATCTTGCGGGGTTGTTTTATATTCAGGAAGCCAGCTCAATGCTGCCGGTCACTGCGTTATTTGCTGATGGCACTCAGCCGACGCTGGTGATGGATGTCGCCGCCGCACCGGGTTCAAAAACCACGCAGATTGCGGCGCTGATGGAAAATCAGGGCGGCATCGTTGCCAATGAATATTCCGCAAGCCGGGTAAAAGTTCTGCACGCCAATATCAGCCGCTGCGGTGTCAGCAATACAGCACTCACCCACTTTGACGGGCGCGTATTTGGTGCCGCATTACCGGAAACTTTCGATGCCATTCTGCTGGATGCCCCCTGCTCGGGCGAAGGCGTTATCCGTAAAGATCCTGATGCCATGAGCAACTGGTCTGAAAACAGCGTGTCGGAAATTGCTGCCACGCAGCGTGAACTGATCGACAGCGCTTTTCATGCGCTGAAACCGGGCGGTGTACTGGTTTATTCAACCTGTACCCTTAATGCGCAGGAAAACCAGCAGGTCTGCCAGTGGCTGCTCGAGACTTATGCTGATGCGGTGGAAAGTGAATCGCTGGCAGACTTATTCCCGGGTGCGAGGAAAGCGGTGACGCAGGAAGGCTATCTGCACGTATTCCCTCAGGTTTATGACAGTGAAGGTTTCTTCGTCGCGCGTTTTCGCAAAACGGACTCCGTACCGCGCTTGCCTGTTCCGGGATACAAAGTCGGTCGTTTCCCTTTCTCTCCGCTTTCCCGTCAGGACAGCGCAGAAATTATCAAAGCTGCCGGTCAGTCCGGACTGTTATGGCAGGAAAAACAATATACGTTGTGGCAACGCGACAAAGAGATCTGGATATTCCCGGCAGTTCTGGAACCGCTGTTTGGGAAAGTACGCTTTTCGCGTATTGGTATCAGGCTGGCTGAACGCTTTCCGAAAGGCTTCCGCTGGCAACACGAAGCCGTGGTGGCATTCAGCGATACTGAAACTAAAAACCGTTTTGAAATTGACGACGAACTGGCGCAAAGCTGGTTCCGGGGCGTCGATATTTATCCGCAAACTGCCCCACCGGCAGATGAATGTCTGGTGACATGGCTCGGCCAGCCGTTGGGATTAGCGAAACGAATCGGAAGCCGGATTAAAAATAGTTTGCCGCGTGAGCTGGTCAGGGATGGCGCGGTTCGTCCGCAGACCTTATCGAACGATTAA
- a CDS encoding sensor domain-containing diguanylate cyclase has product MSDEMKLESADGLLLQQMASLRDIIDNNSDWIWEVDTQGRYVFSSNKCIEFLGVPPEKVLGKTPFDFMPPDEAKRVGEQFAAIVERRAPFGGLLNRNIRPDGTEVILETSGVPLFDNEGNFRGYRGIDRNLTSLDQAPGQRLFQLETIYSNAPVGLCFIDLQMRYVTVNDAMANIIGLQPYEAIGRKVGVFLPGLSPLLNNALELAKRNETTPDREFSVPGKNQVFFVRIKAACDTQNQLNGLSVAMTDITSLKRMERALRESQEHYRNMVELNPQIPWTADPRGLLNDVSSRFQRITGMTRQDILADKWIQSMHVEDRRAAVQTWEHCLKTGAPLDIEVRFCHVDRGWNWMRIRAAASYAADGSIQRWYGTAEDVHERKLLELKLVKANRRLEIQARTDSLTKLPNRREFKKVLSHEYMRAKRNRTPLTVVMIDIDYFKHFNDHYGHLSGDACLRLVARTLRKSLKRSTDVVTRFGGEEFAAILPDTDLKGAWIVAQHIMESIEVLGIKHSFSEFNRVTISQGIATYMPDQDPDIEDQSDIVSAADEALYLSKNNGRNQINAMPVSVRFNKL; this is encoded by the coding sequence ATGTCGGATGAAATGAAACTCGAATCAGCAGATGGGCTGCTATTACAGCAAATGGCCAGCCTGCGGGATATCATCGATAACAATTCTGACTGGATCTGGGAAGTCGATACGCAGGGGCGTTATGTTTTCTCTTCCAATAAATGCATCGAGTTTCTCGGTGTTCCACCTGAAAAAGTATTAGGCAAAACGCCTTTTGACTTCATGCCACCTGATGAAGCCAAACGGGTTGGCGAGCAGTTTGCTGCTATCGTCGAACGACGCGCGCCATTCGGCGGTTTGCTGAACCGTAATATTCGCCCTGACGGGACGGAAGTCATTCTTGAAACCAGCGGTGTTCCGCTGTTTGACAACGAAGGTAATTTCCGGGGTTATCGGGGGATCGATCGTAACCTGACCAGCCTTGATCAGGCTCCGGGTCAGCGCCTCTTCCAGCTTGAAACCATTTATTCCAATGCGCCGGTCGGCCTGTGTTTTATCGACCTGCAAATGCGCTACGTCACCGTAAACGATGCCATGGCGAATATTATCGGTTTACAACCTTACGAAGCGATTGGTCGTAAAGTCGGCGTGTTTCTGCCCGGTCTTTCTCCGTTGCTCAATAATGCACTTGAACTTGCGAAGCGGAATGAAACCACGCCGGACCGCGAATTTTCCGTTCCCGGTAAGAATCAGGTTTTCTTTGTACGTATCAAAGCCGCCTGTGATACGCAGAATCAGCTTAATGGCCTTTCCGTCGCGATGACCGACATTACCAGCCTCAAACGTATGGAAAGAGCACTGCGTGAAAGCCAGGAGCATTACCGCAATATGGTTGAGCTGAACCCGCAAATCCCGTGGACAGCCGATCCGCGCGGTCTGCTCAACGACGTCAGCTCGCGCTTCCAGCGGATTACCGGCATGACGCGACAGGATATTCTGGCAGATAAGTGGATCCAGAGTATGCATGTGGAAGACCGCCGTGCTGCCGTACAAACCTGGGAACATTGCCTGAAGACCGGCGCCCCCCTGGATATTGAAGTTCGTTTCTGCCACGTAGACCGCGGCTGGAACTGGATGCGCATTCGTGCCGCAGCGAGCTATGCCGCTGACGGCTCCATTCAGCGCTGGTATGGCACCGCCGAAGATGTGCATGAACGTAAGTTGCTGGAACTGAAACTGGTCAAAGCTAACCGCCGTCTGGAAATTCAGGCGCGCACGGACTCGCTGACCAAATTGCCGAACCGCCGTGAATTTAAAAAAGTGCTCAGCCATGAATACATGCGTGCCAAGCGTAACCGCACGCCGCTGACCGTGGTGATGATCGACATCGATTACTTCAAACATTTTAACGATCACTACGGCCATCTTTCCGGTGACGCCTGTCTGCGTCTGGTCGCCCGTACATTACGAAAATCACTCAAACGCAGCACCGATGTCGTGACACGTTTTGGCGGCGAAGAATTTGCCGCGATTCTGCCGGATACGGATTTGAAAGGGGCGTGGATTGTGGCGCAGCATATTATGGAATCCATTGAAGTGCTGGGCATCAAACACAGCTTCAGTGAATTTAATCGCGTCACCATCAGCCAGGGGATTGCGACCTATATGCCAGATCAGGATCCGGACATTGAGGATCAGTCGGATATTGTGAGTGCCGCTGATGAAGCGCTGTACCTCTCAAAAAACAACGGTCGCAATCAGATTAATGCCATGCCCGTCTCGGTAAGATTCAATAAACTTTAA
- a CDS encoding YebV family protein, whose amino-acid sequence MGKSSIRIGSYEIDDAHLSTPEAKGGDKVHIPCKSDPDLCMQLDAWDDHTSVPAVVDGRHSVLYKEKYDEQKDEWIMRLE is encoded by the coding sequence ATGGGAAAATCGAGCATAAGAATTGGTAGCTACGAAATTGACGATGCGCATCTCTCAACGCCTGAAGCAAAAGGCGGCGATAAAGTGCACATCCCGTGCAAATCAGATCCTGATTTGTGTATGCAACTTGATGCCTGGGATGATCACACCAGTGTCCCGGCAGTGGTCGATGGTCGTCACTCTGTGTTGTACAAGGAGAAGTATGACGAACAGAAAGATGAGTGGATAATGCGACTGGAGTGA